A window of the uncultured Tolumonas sp. genome harbors these coding sequences:
- a CDS encoding chemotaxis protein CheW: MEALQNNTTREVTPYQPTVDWGAGQNLSFRCMQTALALPIDRVREIIEYGQVTTVPMMPGYVRGVLNLRGNVVPVIDLAFRFGGKPTEVGRRTCIIILELPIGKTSQLAGLIVDAVDEVLDIEQSQIEPPPEFGTGINTQFILGMARQENGFLIILNAEALFSEDELQRMHEPLGVENVLKD; this comes from the coding sequence ATGGAGGCATTACAAAACAATACAACGCGGGAAGTAACGCCATATCAGCCAACGGTTGATTGGGGTGCAGGGCAAAACCTCTCTTTCCGTTGCATGCAAACGGCGCTGGCCCTGCCGATCGATCGGGTCAGAGAGATCATCGAATATGGGCAAGTCACGACTGTGCCTATGATGCCCGGTTACGTGCGTGGAGTGCTGAATTTACGTGGCAATGTGGTGCCAGTGATTGATTTAGCGTTTCGCTTTGGTGGTAAACCGACCGAAGTAGGCCGACGGACTTGTATTATTATCCTCGAACTGCCAATCGGTAAAACCAGCCAACTCGCCGGATTGATCGTCGATGCCGTGGATGAAGTACTGGATATCGAACAAAGCCAGATTGAACCCCCCCCTGAGTTTGGTACCGGGATCAATACGCAATTTATTCTGGGTATGGCACGGCAAGAAAATGGCTTTTTGATCATTTTGAATGCCGAGGCCTTGTTCAGTGAAGACGAATTGCAGCGCATGCACGAACCACTGGGAGTTGAGAATGTGCTCAAGGACTAG
- a CDS encoding chemotaxis protein CheW, protein MTYHESGNVVIEVQDDGRGLNPERIRQKALEKGLLNTNEQLDEQALYQLIFAPGFSTADSISNLSGRGVGMDVVKRSIDALRGSIDLDSVPGKGCCVRIRLPLTLAIIDGFLISVGDTPLVLPLQSVTECLEAHHSDIGDRTYSYLELRGKPLPIVRLREHFGVDSKKPQRENIVVVRQGKQKLGLVVDTLLGEQQIVIKPLGALFEHLHDISGSSILGSGHVALILDIPGLQKRVHHRLNNLMATPCETAQSEPREEHESVR, encoded by the coding sequence ATGACCTACCATGAATCTGGGAATGTGGTGATCGAGGTACAAGATGATGGCCGGGGTTTAAACCCGGAACGCATTCGTCAGAAAGCGCTCGAAAAAGGGCTGTTAAATACCAACGAACAACTGGATGAACAAGCACTTTATCAGTTGATTTTTGCCCCCGGATTTTCTACTGCTGACAGCATCAGCAATCTGTCTGGCCGTGGTGTTGGTATGGATGTCGTCAAACGCAGTATCGATGCGTTACGCGGCTCCATTGATCTTGATTCCGTTCCCGGAAAGGGGTGTTGCGTACGTATCCGATTGCCACTCACGCTGGCGATTATTGACGGTTTCCTGATCAGTGTCGGTGATACTCCGCTGGTCCTGCCGCTGCAATCAGTCACTGAATGTCTCGAAGCCCACCACAGTGATATCGGTGATCGGACTTACAGCTATCTCGAACTGCGTGGAAAGCCACTGCCTATCGTTCGTCTGCGCGAACATTTCGGAGTAGACAGCAAAAAACCGCAAAGGGAAAACATTGTCGTCGTCCGACAAGGTAAACAAAAACTGGGGCTGGTTGTTGACACCTTGTTAGGCGAACAGCAAATAGTCATCAAACCGCTGGGAGCATTATTTGAACATTTGCATGACATAAGCGGCTCAAGCATTCTCGGTTCCGGGCATGTAGCTCTGATCCTTGATATTCCTGGTTTACAAAAACGAGTACATCATCGCCTGAATAACTTAATGGCGACACCCTGCGAAACAGCACAATCAGAACCAAGGGAAGAGCATGAATCTGTTAGGTAA
- a CDS encoding Hpt domain-containing protein: MFDQEQWEQLLVSFLEEAKELIQSAETALLALDEQAADEDTINGLFRAMHTLKGSAGLFSLDGFVRFAHQMENLIMRVRDGELILNGEMITALLSALDILRGEITQLEQTGTPSALDEANPELLSLLQTLGHSDMSALPATTASPAPVEREPVAAANLLASWHISLRFDRQLLQYGFDPASFVRYLISKLGTLQHIYLIQSELPDWSEFQAENCYLGLELDLQTEASKAEIEVRL; the protein is encoded by the coding sequence ATGTTTGATCAGGAGCAGTGGGAACAATTACTGGTCAGTTTTCTGGAAGAGGCCAAAGAGCTGATCCAGAGTGCAGAGACAGCTTTGCTGGCACTCGATGAACAGGCTGCTGATGAAGATACGATCAATGGCTTGTTTCGTGCCATGCATACCCTGAAAGGGTCTGCGGGTCTTTTTTCTCTCGATGGTTTTGTACGCTTTGCCCATCAGATGGAAAATCTGATCATGCGGGTTCGTGATGGCGAATTGATTCTCAACGGAGAGATGATCACCGCATTATTGAGTGCACTGGATATCTTGCGTGGCGAAATTACACAACTGGAACAAACCGGCACTCCTTCCGCCCTCGATGAAGCCAACCCCGAATTACTGAGTCTATTACAAACACTGGGTCACAGCGACATGTCTGCGCTACCAGCAACCACGGCATCACCCGCTCCGGTGGAACGCGAACCGGTCGCAGCTGCTAATCTGCTGGCCAGCTGGCACATTTCGCTGCGTTTTGATCGTCAGTTGCTGCAATACGGTTTTGATCCGGCATCTTTTGTTCGCTACTTAATAAGTAAATTGGGTACCCTGCAACACATTTATCTCATCCAGAGCGAACTGCCCGATTGGTCCGAATTTCAGGCAGAAAATTGCTATCTCGGGCTGGAGCTCGATCTGCAAACGGAGGCCAGTAAAGCAGAAATTGAGGTCCGTCTTTGA
- a CDS encoding STAS domain-containing protein, which translates to MPVTLEESAAGQWNLSLSGPLTIYEVAGIQEMLKPLTAPESLTVDLQEVDEIDTAGLQLPTCTT; encoded by the coding sequence ATGCCGGTTACTTTGGAAGAGTCCGCTGCCGGACAATGGAATTTATCGTTAAGCGGCCCGTTAACGATTTACGAAGTTGCCGGGATACAAGAGATGTTAAAGCCGCTGACCGCGCCGGAATCACTCACGGTCGATTTACAAGAAGTGGATGAAATCGACACAGCAGGCTTGCAACTGCCTACTTGCACTACATAA
- a CDS encoding response regulator: MGKTVLIVDDSMSIRQLVKATLLTKGYTVVDACDGVDALQKLGSQRVNLVISDVNMPNMDGITLLKAIKAKPEHRFTPVIMLTTESQEGKKREGQAAGAKAWIVKPFQPELMLAAVEKLLM, encoded by the coding sequence ATGGGTAAAACGGTATTAATTGTTGATGACTCAATGTCTATTCGCCAACTGGTCAAAGCCACCTTACTGACTAAAGGTTACACCGTTGTTGATGCCTGTGACGGTGTGGATGCTTTGCAAAAACTGGGTTCTCAGCGAGTTAATCTGGTGATCAGTGACGTCAATATGCCCAATATGGATGGCATTACCTTGCTGAAAGCCATCAAGGCTAAACCAGAACATCGATTTACCCCTGTCATTATGCTCACCACCGAATCACAGGAAGGAAAAAAGCGTGAGGGCCAGGCCGCCGGTGCCAAAGCCTGGATCGTCAAACCTTTCCAGCCAGAACTAATGTTAGCAGCTGTAGAAAAACTACTTATGTAA
- a CDS encoding methyl-accepting chemotaxis protein, with protein MAWMAWVFTLVATGLLALNLPEAGYVLLVASLAIQLLVITQRRREVFLALDKNEPALVNLPPDNTPQLNVLSRVMTAWQQQIQVASDLIQHNIEGLIQPFNDMTSRMREENQSSLSLFGTDNSDSVMTRTLDDTQVKLASVIEAFHSGLTHKAELQHTIADLAQYMDEMKKMAGAVQVLASQTNLLALNAAIEAARAGEAGRGFAVVADEVRTLSGKSGETGRDIGKKIEAITAAIQATINAAERLVQHDESNLQLLDRSVNEVTERLGEEINLLHDAGHRLHNLSCETENNIEQIIIKLQFQDRVNQILHHLQTDIVNIAGTVDDNLEQLDENSWKQAFQKRFSTEEEYKGRISHTTSSDITFF; from the coding sequence ATGGCTTGGATGGCTTGGGTCTTTACCCTCGTTGCAACGGGTTTGCTTGCTTTAAATTTGCCTGAAGCCGGCTATGTTTTATTAGTTGCCAGTTTGGCAATACAACTGCTGGTAATAACCCAACGGCGACGTGAGGTTTTTCTGGCACTAGATAAAAACGAACCCGCACTAGTTAATTTACCTCCAGACAACACTCCCCAACTGAATGTGTTAAGCCGCGTAATGACTGCTTGGCAACAGCAAATTCAGGTCGCGTCCGATCTGATACAGCACAACATTGAAGGGCTGATCCAGCCATTTAATGATATGACCTCGCGTATGCGTGAGGAAAATCAGTCCAGTTTATCGTTATTCGGTACCGATAACAGTGATTCGGTGATGACCCGGACACTGGATGACACCCAGGTCAAACTTGCCTCCGTCATCGAAGCCTTCCATTCAGGTCTTACCCATAAAGCGGAACTGCAACACACCATTGCCGATCTGGCGCAATACATGGATGAGATGAAAAAAATGGCCGGCGCTGTGCAGGTGTTAGCCAGTCAAACCAATCTGCTGGCATTGAATGCGGCCATTGAAGCCGCTCGTGCCGGTGAAGCAGGTCGAGGTTTCGCCGTAGTCGCCGATGAAGTCCGTACTTTATCCGGCAAATCAGGTGAAACCGGTCGCGATATCGGTAAAAAAATCGAGGCGATCACCGCAGCTATTCAAGCCACGATTAATGCGGCTGAACGATTAGTACAACATGATGAGTCGAACCTGCAATTACTCGATCGTTCCGTCAATGAAGTTACCGAACGTCTCGGGGAAGAGATCAATTTATTACATGATGCCGGCCACCGTCTGCATAACCTGTCCTGTGAAACAGAAAACAACATCGAGCAAATTATTATCAAATTACAGTTTCAGGATCGGGTTAATCAGATCCTGCACCACCTGCAAACCGACATTGTGAACATAGCCGGAACGGTAGATGACAACTTAGAACAGTTGGATGAAAACAGCTGGAAACAAGCGTTCCAAAAGCGATTTAGCACCGAAGAAGAGTACAAAGGACGTATTAGCCATACCACAAGCAGCGATATCACGTTTTTTTGA
- a CDS encoding ammonium transporter, giving the protein METTNAIATLTTGADTLFLLLGAVMVLAMHAGFAFLELGTVRSKNQVNALVKIITDFGISTIAYFFIGYYLAYDKSFLSSASTLMTQNGLELTRFFFLLTFAAAIPAIVSGGIAERARFYPMLCSSFLIVGFIYPLFEGIAWNGRFGVQEWFTSHFGAPFHDFAGSVVVHAVGGWIGLVALILLGTRRGRVRGHQIFSFAPSNIPMLALGSWILIVGWFGFNVMSAQKLSGISGLVAVNSLMAMVGGTLVAMLLGKNDPGFIHNGPLAGLVAVCAGSDLMHPVGALVVGGIAGAIFITVFTLLQRRPKIDDVLGVWPLHGLCGAWGGIAAGIFGSTALGGIGGVSFMSQLLGTVLGIVIAVAGALLVYGTMKKVVGLRLSQEDEHEGADLAIHKISAVMDDLQS; this is encoded by the coding sequence GTGGAAACCACAAATGCAATCGCAACCCTGACTACAGGTGCCGATACACTGTTTTTACTGCTGGGCGCGGTCATGGTTTTGGCCATGCACGCGGGCTTTGCTTTTCTGGAGCTCGGTACGGTTCGTAGTAAAAACCAGGTTAATGCGCTAGTTAAGATCATTACTGATTTTGGCATCTCCACTATCGCCTATTTTTTCATTGGTTATTATCTGGCTTACGATAAAAGTTTTCTCAGTAGTGCCAGCACCCTGATGACTCAAAACGGGTTAGAACTGACACGCTTTTTCTTCTTGCTGACCTTCGCAGCGGCTATTCCAGCGATTGTCAGTGGCGGTATCGCTGAACGTGCCCGTTTCTACCCAATGTTGTGCAGCTCGTTTCTGATTGTGGGTTTTATTTATCCACTTTTTGAAGGTATTGCCTGGAATGGCCGTTTTGGCGTGCAAGAATGGTTCACCTCGCATTTCGGTGCACCGTTTCATGACTTTGCCGGTTCCGTCGTAGTGCATGCAGTGGGTGGCTGGATTGGTTTAGTGGCGCTGATTTTGTTAGGCACCCGCCGTGGCCGTGTGCGTGGTCATCAGATTTTCAGTTTTGCCCCATCTAATATTCCGATGCTGGCGCTCGGTTCATGGATCCTGATTGTCGGTTGGTTTGGTTTTAACGTGATGTCTGCACAAAAACTGAGTGGTATCAGCGGATTAGTGGCAGTTAACTCCTTGATGGCCATGGTTGGCGGCACATTAGTGGCGATGCTGTTAGGTAAAAACGACCCCGGCTTTATTCATAACGGCCCATTAGCTGGCTTAGTAGCCGTTTGTGCCGGTTCTGATCTGATGCATCCAGTCGGTGCGCTGGTTGTCGGCGGGATCGCTGGTGCTATCTTCATCACCGTATTCACGCTGCTGCAACGTCGTCCAAAAATCGATGACGTGTTAGGGGTCTGGCCACTGCACGGCCTGTGTGGCGCCTGGGGTGGTATTGCGGCCGGCATTTTTGGCAGCACCGCATTAGGTGGCATTGGTGGCGTTTCCTTTATGTCACAGCTGCTGGGCACTGTACTCGGTATTGTGATTGCTGTAGCTGGTGCATTGCTGGTCTATGGCACGATGAAAAAAGTGGTTGGCCTGCGTCTGTCACAAGAAGACGAACACGAAGGTGCTGATCTCGCGATCCACAAAATCAGCGCGGTCATGGACGACTTACAGTCTTAA
- a CDS encoding heme biosynthesis HemY N-terminal domain-containing protein, with product MIRLIVLLVILAAALLFGPQLADHQGYVLISVADYTIEMSVVTATIIAVVFYFLLLLTENILSRLFSVRRGLRGWWSNHRYAKAQRQTHKGMAALVEGEYQRAEHLMLRGAGQSELPLLNYLSAAEAAHAQGEFQKRDEYLQKAEESDPQAQLAIQLTQNRLLQDQGEWQQSRDLLEQLRQRWPQHPQILQRLRAVYQAQHAWQAELELLPLLRKQQLLNDTDYSSAQAQCYQAQFNHILQEQDETALLAFWQQQPRTVRHTQSLLLLLIDTLIQQQQHQAAFELLAPLLRKQADEALWQRCARLQLNDYSALLKSLLQQLKQHPQSPALLSALGHIYYQQQQYVLAQGYLERSVSLQPTAADQRALAGIMEHQRLFEKAAEYYRLSLS from the coding sequence ATGATCCGTTTGATAGTCTTATTGGTGATTCTGGCTGCGGCGCTGTTATTTGGCCCGCAGCTGGCTGATCATCAGGGATATGTACTGATTTCCGTCGCTGATTACACGATTGAAATGAGTGTGGTTACTGCCACCATCATTGCTGTAGTGTTCTATTTTTTACTGTTGCTGACGGAAAATATCTTAAGCCGCTTGTTTAGTGTGCGTCGTGGTTTACGTGGCTGGTGGAGCAATCACCGTTATGCCAAAGCACAACGCCAGACCCACAAAGGCATGGCCGCTTTAGTTGAAGGTGAATATCAGCGCGCAGAGCACCTGATGCTGCGTGGAGCCGGCCAAAGTGAGCTGCCGTTACTGAATTACCTCTCGGCCGCTGAAGCGGCTCATGCCCAGGGAGAGTTCCAGAAACGCGATGAATATCTGCAAAAAGCTGAAGAGTCTGACCCGCAAGCACAGCTGGCTATTCAGCTGACACAAAACCGCCTACTGCAAGATCAGGGGGAATGGCAACAAAGCCGCGATTTGCTGGAACAGCTACGCCAACGCTGGCCGCAACATCCGCAGATCCTGCAACGGTTACGCGCAGTTTATCAGGCGCAACATGCTTGGCAGGCAGAACTGGAATTACTGCCTTTATTGCGCAAACAACAGCTGCTTAACGACACTGATTACAGCTCGGCACAGGCGCAATGTTATCAGGCACAGTTCAACCATATTTTACAAGAACAGGATGAAACCGCGCTGCTGGCGTTCTGGCAACAGCAACCGCGTACTGTTCGGCATACACAAAGTTTACTGTTGCTGTTGATTGATACGCTGATCCAGCAGCAACAACATCAGGCTGCATTTGAATTGTTAGCACCGTTATTGCGCAAACAAGCCGATGAAGCGTTGTGGCAACGTTGTGCCCGCCTGCAGTTAAATGATTATTCAGCATTATTGAAATCATTGTTACAGCAGCTGAAACAACATCCGCAGTCACCGGCATTACTGTCTGCGTTGGGTCATATTTATTATCAGCAACAACAATATGTCTTAGCGCAAGGTTATCTGGAACGCAGTGTTTCATTACAGCCGACAGCAGCCGATCAACGGGCGTTAGCAGGTATCATGGAACACCAACGTCTGTTTGAAAAAGCCGCAGAATATTACCGCTTAAGTTTGTCCTGA
- a CDS encoding uroporphyrinogen-III C-methyltransferase, with the protein MSEAQESSLPPTGQEPKHRTVRRRSSSKTAIGLLLVLIAGIGGFSFYVYQQQQQSAQELAALRSELQQFHSEQTPIMAGQQTVKDALASFGEQQLKLDSRQRELEQKWQEKEHQRPNDWMLAEASYLVRMAGRKLWLEQDLTTASALLIDADSRIQAIADPSLIPLRKALADDIAKLKSAPEIDREGLSLRVGTLLDNIDQLKIKGSDPKLDNDPVDDEVSDQLSDWKSNLEKSAKQFAEHFVTIRRRNSDVEALLSPEQSAYLQENLRLQLQLAQLSLLRQEQANFRNHLQKAQSWLDDYYEPDDSATQFMQKELTALQEVDITAHYPQTFAVQPLLEKMLSERWQTAPAAR; encoded by the coding sequence ATGAGTGAAGCGCAGGAATCATCACTGCCACCAACCGGGCAGGAGCCAAAACATCGCACTGTGAGACGTCGCAGTTCATCAAAAACGGCCATCGGCCTGTTGTTAGTACTGATAGCCGGCATCGGTGGTTTCAGTTTCTATGTTTATCAGCAACAACAGCAATCGGCACAGGAATTAGCTGCATTACGTAGTGAATTACAACAATTCCACAGCGAACAAACGCCAATTATGGCCGGACAACAAACAGTCAAAGACGCATTAGCCAGCTTCGGCGAACAACAGTTAAAACTGGACAGCCGCCAGCGCGAATTAGAACAAAAATGGCAGGAAAAAGAGCATCAACGCCCGAATGATTGGATGCTGGCGGAAGCCAGTTATCTGGTACGCATGGCGGGTCGTAAATTATGGCTGGAACAGGATCTCACGACCGCCAGCGCCTTATTGATCGATGCCGACAGCCGTATTCAGGCCATTGCCGACCCCTCTTTGATCCCATTACGTAAAGCGCTGGCCGACGATATCGCCAAGCTGAAATCAGCCCCAGAGATCGATCGTGAAGGTTTATCACTGCGCGTAGGCACGTTACTGGATAATATTGACCAGTTAAAAATCAAAGGATCAGATCCAAAACTGGACAATGATCCGGTGGATGATGAAGTCAGCGACCAACTCAGTGATTGGAAAAGTAATCTCGAAAAGAGCGCCAAACAGTTTGCCGAACACTTTGTGACCATTCGCCGCCGTAATAGTGATGTGGAGGCTTTGTTATCACCGGAACAATCGGCCTATCTGCAGGAAAATCTGCGCCTGCAACTGCAACTGGCGCAACTCAGTTTGCTGCGTCAGGAACAAGCCAATTTCCGTAATCATCTGCAAAAAGCACAAAGCTGGCTGGATGATTATTACGAACCCGATGACAGTGCCACCCAATTCATGCAAAAAGAGCTGACCGCATTGCAGGAAGTTGATATTACCGCACACTATCCGCAAACATTTGCGGTACAGCCGCTGCTGGAAAAAATGCTCAGTGAACGCTGGCAAACCGCCCCGGCAGCACGCTAA
- a CDS encoding uroporphyrinogen-III synthase, translated as MPPPLRNGNSREFRVISPTDARSEGLLALPVLCNPPRGKMFLILRGNGGRELLADVLLELGAHVSYLECYRRHYLHTDGAPLLQEWQAAGVDSVIISSSKLFRQLIRLLPETASDWLSSQLWFVPSQRTADEIHQAGFNRVTIMSGVQHEAVVAALQNNPEDITHE; from the coding sequence GTGCCACCACCGCTGCGCAATGGCAACAGCAGGGAGTTCAGGGTCATCAGCCCAACCGATGCCCGTAGTGAAGGTTTATTAGCACTACCCGTTCTCTGCAATCCGCCACGGGGAAAAATGTTCTTAATTCTGCGTGGTAACGGCGGTCGTGAATTATTGGCTGATGTTTTACTTGAGCTCGGCGCGCATGTTTCTTACCTTGAATGTTATCGTCGTCACTATCTGCATACAGATGGCGCCCCTTTATTACAGGAATGGCAGGCAGCCGGTGTCGACAGTGTTATCATCAGCAGTAGCAAATTGTTCCGGCAATTAATACGACTGTTACCTGAAACAGCAAGTGACTGGTTATCCTCACAACTCTGGTTTGTACCAAGCCAGCGCACCGCGGATGAAATTCACCAGGCAGGCTTCAACAGAGTGACTATTATGTCGGGCGTACAGCATGAAGCTGTGGTGGCTGCATTACAGAATAATCCAGAGGATATAACGCATGAGTGA
- a CDS encoding uroporphyrinogen-III synthase, producing the protein MTPLILRPQPAADELAALLRQQGHTPVVCPLLSYLPGSELGALTSRLSQADIVIAISVAAVQYASEQLVQQQTSWPSHCIYLAVGATTAAQWQQQGVQGHQPNRCP; encoded by the coding sequence ATGACCCCGCTGATCCTGCGCCCGCAACCCGCAGCCGATGAACTGGCGGCATTGTTGCGCCAGCAGGGTCATACCCCCGTCGTTTGCCCTCTGCTGAGTTATTTACCCGGTAGCGAACTCGGCGCCCTGACCTCTCGTTTGTCACAAGCGGATATCGTCATCGCGATCAGCGTGGCAGCAGTGCAATATGCCAGCGAGCAACTAGTACAACAGCAGACCAGCTGGCCGTCACACTGCATTTATCTTGCCGTCGGTGCCACCACCGCTGCGCAATGGCAACAGCAGGGAGTTCAGGGTCATCAGCCCAACCGATGCCCGTAG
- a CDS encoding class I adenylate cyclase has product MWLLYKGLDSPYKAVLKILVMEAYSSEFPHTELLAVQAKRWFQQNDDFGLSLDAYYLMLDKVTDYLTKLGDTKRLDLARRCFYLKICDALSRNEPPQHGRWRRELLVKLVRQWGWKSDHSATTRQPRAVEG; this is encoded by the coding sequence TTGTGGCTGCTCTATAAGGGGCTGGATTCGCCTTACAAAGCGGTATTAAAAATTCTGGTAATGGAAGCCTATTCTTCCGAGTTTCCGCATACCGAACTGTTGGCCGTCCAGGCCAAACGCTGGTTCCAGCAAAATGATGATTTTGGTTTATCGCTCGATGCCTATTATCTGATGCTGGATAAGGTCACCGACTATCTGACCAAGTTGGGTGACACCAAACGGCTCGATCTGGCACGGCGCTGTTTTTATCTGAAGATCTGCGATGCGCTGAGTCGCAATGAACCGCCCCAACACGGCCGCTGGCGGCGCGAATTGTTAGTGAAACTGGTGCGGCAATGGGGCTGGAAATCAGACCATTCTGCAACAACTCGACAGCCACGCGCAGTGGAAGGTTGA
- a CDS encoding class I adenylate cyclase has protein sequence MQQLDSHAQWKVEQVKVAYEELLSALMQSYSKLIQFARRNNISESINPEDIGILVTQTLHRV, from the coding sequence CTGCAACAACTCGACAGCCACGCGCAGTGGAAGGTTGAGCAGGTTAAAGTTGCTTACGAAGAGCTGTTAAGCGCCCTGATGCAAAGTTACAGCAAGCTGATCCAGTTTGCGCGGCGCAATAACATCAGTGAATCCATTAACCCGGAAGATATTGGCATTCTGGTCACGCAAACTCTACACCGCGTTTGA